From Ailuropoda melanoleuca isolate Jingjing chromosome 8, ASM200744v2, whole genome shotgun sequence, a single genomic window includes:
- the ROBO3 gene encoding roundabout homolog 3, whose protein sequence is MLRYLLKTLLQMNLFADSLAGDISNSSDLLFGFNSSVAPLNHSLLPPGDPSFNASRVEPEDAMPRIVEQPPDLLVSRGEPATLPCRAEGRPRPNIEWYKNGARVATAREDPRAHRLLLPSGALFFPRIVHGRRARPDEGVYTCVARNYLGAAASRNASLEVAVLRDDFRQSPGNVVVAVGEPAVMECVPPRGHPEPSVSWKKDSARLKEEEGRITIRGGKLMMSHTLKSDAGMYVCVASNMAGERESGAAELVVLERPSFLRRPVNQVVLADAPVGFPCEVQGDPPPRLRWRKEDGELPTGRYEIRSDHSLWIGRVSAEDEGTYTCVAENSVGRVEASGSLSVHVPPQLVTQPQDQMAAPGESVAFQCETKGNPPPAIFWQKEGSQVLLFPSQPLQPKGRFSVSPRGQLNITDVQSGDAGYYVCQAVSVAGSILAKALLEVKGASSLDGLPPIILQGPANQTLALGSSVWLPCRVTGNPQPSVQWKKDGQWLQGDDRQLNLMANGTLYIASVQEMDMGFYSCVAKSSTGEATWSSWLRRREDWGVSPEPPTEPSTPPGPPSRPVVTEITKNSVTLTWKPNPQAGATATSYVIEAFSQAAGNTWRTVADGVQLETHTVSGLQPNTIYLFLVRAVGAWGLSEPSPVSEPVRTQDSNPSRPVEDPWRGQWGLAEVAVRMQEPIVLGSRTLQVSWTVDGPVQLVQGFRVSWRVAGPDGGSWTVLDLQSPSQQSTVLRGLPPGTQIQIKVQAQGQEGLGAESPVVTRSIPEEAPSGPPQGVTVALGGEGNSSVTVSWEPPIPSQQNGVIKEYQIWCLGNESRFHLNRSAAGWARSAVVRGLLPGLLYRTQVAAATSAGVGVASVPVSVQLPSPPESEPGLEVGPGLAERLARVLREPAFLAGSGAACGALLLGLCAVLYRRRRQRKELSHYTASFAYTPAVSFPHSEGLSGASSRPPMGLGPAPYPWLADSWPHPSRSPSAQEPRGSCCPSNPDPDDRYYNEAGISLYLAQTARGAAAPTEGPVYSTIDPAGEELQTFHGGFPPNPSGDLGTWSQYAPPEWSQGDSGVRGGKVKLLGKPVQMPSLNWPEALPPPPPSCELSCLEGPEEELEGGSEPEEWCPPMPERSHLAEPSSRGGCSVPPSQGEAPSPTSSYGQQSTATLTPSPPDPPQPPTDIPHLHQMPRRVPLGPSSPLSVSQPTLSNHEGRPAGLGAGATASHHLSPSPVPSTASSAPGRNRQVPGEMTPPLQGPRARIRKPKAIPYRREHSPGDLPPPPLPPPEEETSWALGLRAAGSMSSLERERERSGERRMAQAGPLGAQWGPHLDEEAWLPYSRPSFLSRGQGTSTCSTAGSNSSRGSSSSRGSRGPGRSRSRSQSQRPGQKRGEESR, encoded by the exons ATGCTGCGCTACCTGCTCAAAACACTGCTGCAGATGAACTTGTTCGCGGACTCCCTAGCGGGGGACATCTCCAACTCCAGCGACCTGCTCTTCGGCTTCAACTCCTCGGTGGCGCCGCTCAACCACAGCCTGCTGCCCCCCGGCGATCCTTCTTTCAATG CGTCAAGGGTCGAGCCGGAGGACGCGATGCCGCGCATCGTGGAGCAGCCGCCAGATCTGCTGGTCTCCCGAGGCGAGCCGGCCACGCTGCCCTGCCGCGCGGAGGGCCGGCCCCGGCCCAACATCGAGTGGTACAAGAATGGGGCGCGAGTGGCCACCGCGCGCGAGGATCCGCGCGCGCACCGCCTGCTGCTGCCCAGCGGCGCCCTCTTCTTCCCGCGCATCGTGCACGGGCGCCGCGCGCGCCCCGACGAGGGTGTCTACACTTGTGTGGCACGCAACTACCTGGGGGCAGCGGCTAGTAGAAATGCCTCGCTGGAAGTGGCAG TCCTCCGTGATGATTTCCGGCAGTCTCCTGGAAacgtggtggtggcagtgggggagCCAGCGGTTATGGAATGCGTGCCCCCCCGTGGCCACCCGGAGCCTTCCGTGTCCTGGAAGAAAGACAGTGCAAgactgaaggaggaggagggaaggatcaCG ATTCGTGGAGGGAAGCTGATGATGTCACATACACTCAAGAGTGATGCAGGGATGTATGTGTGCGTGGCCTCCAACATGGCAGGAGAACGGGAGAGTGGGGCGGCTGAACTTGTGGTATTGG AGCGACCCTCATTCCTGCGTAGACCAGTGAATCAGGTGGTCCTGGCCGATGCCCCCGTGGGTTTCCCATGTGAGGTGCAGGGGGATCCCCCACCCCGTCTACGCTGGCGCAAGGAGGATGGGGAACTGCCCACAGGCAG GTATGAGATCCGGAGTGACCACAGCCTTTGGATCGGACGTGTGAGTGCCGAAGATGAGGGGACCTACACCTGTGTGGCCGAGAACAGCGTGGGCCGCGTTGAAGCATCTGGCTCTCTCAGTGTTCATG tcCCACCCCAGCTGGTGACCCAGCCCCAGGACCAGATGGCAGCTCCTGGAGAGAGCGTGGCTTTCCAATGCGAGACCAAAGGAAACCCCCCACCAGCCATCTTCTGGCAAAAGGAGGGAAGTCAA GTTCTGCTTTTCCCTAGTCAGCCACTTCAGCCCAAGGGACGCTTCTCAGTCTCTCCCAGAGGCCAGCTCAACATTACTGATGTGCAGAGCGGGGATGCTGGTTACTACGTGTGTCAGGCTGTTAGTGTGGCCGGCAGCATCCTGGCCAAGGCCCTGTTGGAGGTAAAAGGAG CCTCCTCCTTGGATGGGCTGCCTCCCATCATCCTCCAGGGACCAGCCAATCAGACGCTGGCACTTGGCTCCTCTGTGTGGCTGCCGTGCAGAGTGACTGGGAACCCTCAACCTAGTGTCCAGTGGAAGAAGGATGGGCAGTGGCTGCAGGGGGACGACCGCCAGCTGAACCTCATGGCCAACGGTACCCTGTACATCGCCAGTGTGCAG GAGATGGACATGGGTTTCTACAGCTGTGTGGCCAAGAGTTCCACAGGGGAGGCCACCTGGAGTAGCTGGCTTAGGAGGCGGG AAGATTGGGGAGTATCACCAGAGCCCCCTACAGAACCCAGTACCCCTCCAGGGCCTCCCTCTCGGCCAGTGGTCACTGAGATCACCAAGAACAGCGTTACCCTGACCTGGAAGCCCAACCCCCAGGCAGGGGCCACAGCCACCTCTTATGTGATAGAGGCCTTCAG CCAAGCAGCTGGCAACACATGGCGGACAGTGGCAGATGGCGTGCAGCTGGAGACACACACGGTCAGTGGTCTGCAGCCCAACACCATCTATCTGTTCCTCGTGCGCGCTGTGGGAGCCTGGGGCCTCAGTGAGCCCAGTCCTGTCTCTGAGCCCGTGCGCACCCAGG ATAGCAACCCATCCAGGCCAGTGGAGGACCCATGGAGAGGCCAGTGGGGGCTGGCTGAAGTGGCTGTGCGGATGCAGGAGCCCATAGTCCTTGGGTCTCGGACCTTGCAGGTGTCCTGGACT GTAGATGGCCCAGTCCAGCTGGTGCAAGGTTTCCGGGTGTCTTGGAGGGTAGCAGGTCCTGATGGTGGAAGCTGGACAGTGCTGGACCTACAGTCCCCAAGCCAGCAAAGTACTGTGCTAAGAGGACTCCCACCAGGGACCCAAATTCAGATCAAGGTGCAAGCCCAaggccaggaggggctgggggctgaaaGTCCTGTTGTGACCAGGAGCATTCCTGAGGAAG CCCCCAGTGGTCCCCCCCAGGGAGTGACAGTGGCCTTGGGGGGTGAAGGCAACAGCAGTGTCACCGTGTCCTGGGAACCTCCGATCCCTTCCCAGCAAAATGGGGTCATCAAGGAATACCAG ATCTGGTGCCTGGGCAATGAAAGCCGCTTCCACCTCAACCGGTCTGCGGCAGGCTGGGCACGCTCCGCGGTGGTCCGGGGACTGCTGCCCGGTCTTCTCTACCGGACCCAGGTCGCGGCGGCCACCAGCGCTGGCGTGGGCGTGGCCAGTGTCCCGGTGTCGGTGCAGCTGC CTTCCCCTCCAGAATCGGAGCCTGGGCTCGAGGTGGGCCCGGGGCTGGCGGAGCGGCTGGCGAGGGTCCTGCGGGAGCCTGCGTTCCTCGCGGGCAGCGGCGCCGCCTGCGGGGCGCTGCTGCTCGGGCTCTGCGCCGTCCTCTACCGGCGCCGCAGGCAGCGCAAGGAGCTCAGTCACTACACGG CCTCCTTTGCCTACACACCTGCAG TGTCCTTCCCACACTCAGAGGGCCTCTCTGGAGCCAGTTCCAG GCCACCCATGGGCCTTGGCCCCGCCCCCTACCCTTGGCTCGCAGACTCGTGGCCCCACCCATCTCGAAGCCCCtcagcccaggagcccagggggaGCTGCTGCCCCAGCAATCCTGACCCAGACGACAGATATTACAATG aaGCAGGGATCTCCCTGTACCTGGCTCAGACGGCCCGGGGCGCTGCCGCCCCTACCGAGGGCCCTGTCTACAGCACCATTGACCCAGCTGGGGAGGAGCTGCAGACCTTCCACGGGGGTTTCCCCCCAAATCCCTCAGGGGATCTAGGCACCTGGAGCCAGTATGCTCCTCCAGAATGGAGCCAGGGGGACAGTG GAGTCAGGGGAGGCAAAGTAAAGCTTCTGGGAAAACCTGTACAAATGCCCTCTCTCAACTGGCCAGAAGCCCTGCCACCACCTCCGCCTTCGTGTGAACTGAGCTGCCTAGAGGGAcctgaggaggagctggagggagg CTCAGAGCCAGAAGAGTGGTGCCCACCAATGCCTGAGAGGAGCCATCTGGCAGAGCCCAGCTCCAGAGGAGGGTGCTCGGTCCCTCCATCCCAAGGGGAAGCCCCCTCTCCCACATCTTCCTATGGACAGCAGTCCACAGCCACTCTTACCCCCTCACCTCCtgaccccccccagccccctacTGACATTCCCCATCTCCACCAGATGCCCAG GAGGGTGCCCCTCGGGCCAAGTTCCCCCCTCAGTGTATCCCAGCCCACTCTGAGTAACCATGAAGGGAGGCCTGCTGGCCTGGGTGCTGGCGCCACAGCCTCCCATCACCTcagccccagccctgtccccagcacAGCCAGCAGTGCCCCAG GGAGAAACCGGCAGGTGCCTGGGGAGATGACTCCTCCACTTCAAGGGCCCCGTGCCCGAATCCGGAAACCCAAGGCTATTCCATACCGTCGGGAGCACAGTCCTGGAG ACTTGCCCCCACCACCCTTGCCACCACCAGAGGAAGAGACGAGCTGGGCCTTAGGGCTGAGAGCAGCTGGCAGCATGTCCTCCTTGGAACGGGAGCGGGAGcgcagtggggagaggagaatggCGCAGGCTGGGCCCCTGGGGGCCCAGTGGGGTCCTCACCTGGACG AAGAGGCCTGGCTCCCTTACAGCCGACCAAGCTTCCTGTCCCGGGGCCAGGGCACCAGCACCTGTTCCACAGCAGGAAGCAACTCTTCGAGAGGTTCCAGCAGCTCCCGAGGCTCCCGGGGCCCTGgacggagccggagccggagccagAGCCAAAGGCCGGGACAGAAACGTGGAGAG gaaTCAAGATGA